The stretch of DNA GATATTGCTAAGCTAAAATTTGATGTCGCTGTCCTGCTGCCTGGTCAGAAATACAAAACTAAAAAGTTTGCTAACACGCCTGCGGGATGTCGTGAGTTTATTCACTGGCTGACCCGCTTTGGGGACTGTCATGTCTGTATGGAAGCGACGGGCAGCTACAGCACGGAACTCGCCACGGCATTGTCCGATGGCGGCTATCGCGTCAGCCTGGAAAACCCTGCCCGCATTCATGCCTTCAGTAACACCGAACTGACCCGAAACAAAACGGATAAAAGCGATGCCGCCCTGATAGCAAGGTATTGTGCCCTGTATCAGCCAGCCCAATGGCATCCGGCTCCTCTCAGCCAGCGACAGCTGACCGCGCTGGTGCGGCATCTTAAAAATCTTGAAGAGATGCGTCAGATGGAAGAGAACAGGCTGGAGGCCGCAGATAAGGTCATCACTGGCTCGTTAAAAGAGCACATCGCCACGCTGGATGAACTGATAAAAGAAACCAAAAAGAAAATCAGACAGCACATTGATGATGACCCGGACCTGAGAAAAGACAAAGCGCTGCTGGAGAGTATCCCGGGAGTGGGAGATGTGCTGAGTACGAGTCTTCTGGCCTTCGCAGGAAACCTGAGGCGGTTCAGGAGCAGTAAGGCTCTGGTGGCTTATGCAGGGCTGAACCCACGACGTTGTGAGTCCGGGATGTGGAAGGGAAAGAGCAGGTTGTCAAAAGTGGGGAGCCGTGAGCTACGTAGCGTGCTGTATATGCCTACGGTAGTGGCGGGAAGATGTAATGAAGTGGTGAAAGACCTGATGACCCGGATGGCGAGCAGGGGGAAGACAGGCAAAGAACGCGTGTGTGCAGGAATGAGAAAACTGCTGCAGCTGGCTTATGGGGTGGTGAAATCAGGGCGTGAATTTAACGCTGAAATACCGCTTGCCGGATAACCGACAAGACGGTATCTCTCCCAGAGGGAGAGGGGAAAACAGCCAACGTGGAACATTTTTTATTCCCTCTCCTTTCCAGGGAGAGGGTCAGGGTGAGGGTAAAAATAAGAAGCGAGGCACGGTTCCGGCTTAAATCGCCGCCGTTTTTTCTCCGACCCAGGACTGGGAGATAAAACGGAGGTTTTCCGCTTCAGCGGTCGATTTATTTGGCCGGGAGTCCGGGTTCTTAGGGGAGCGACGGTGGCTCTCCTAAGACGTTCACCGGAGCGGTTACAGCATATGAAACTGTACTTGAGGTGAACGGAACCTTAGTAGCCCCTATATAATCATGGGTATTTGTGTTTGCGGCATGGCTCTCTATGGGAGAAGGTAAAACCTGGTACTCTAAAGCCTCACCAATCCACTCGCCGCTGCTTTCTGCGTGGCATCGCTAATAGGCTGATAATCCTCACGCTGCGTCGCGGTAAAATCCTCAATCAGCAGCGCCTCTCGCACGGCTTGCCACTCAGGTTCGCTAACCAGCCGCTGCAACGCGCCACGCAGCTGCTCCAGCTCCACGGCAGAGGTTTGCGCCGAGGTGATCATTGGCAAACCCGGAGCCAGCGCGGTTGTGCCGATAGAAACCAGGCCTGCTACGCATTCCGGCTCATGGCGAGCAACCAGGGCCAGGGTCACTGCATCAATGGCGGCAATATCGCTGGTGCCGGCCTGAACTTCGGCCAGCGACTGGCGGTGGCTGCCGCTAAACGCGATGTCCGAGAAGAACTTACCGTCTCTCTGCAGCGGTGCGACGAGGCTGCGCAGGCCATGATAGCCGGACTGGGAATCGTCGCTGTTGCAGACGACCCGCTTGCCACGAAAATCTGCCAGCGTTTTTCCTGCGTCAGATGCCCGGACAATCAGCTGGCTGCTGTAGTTAAATCCGTCGCAGCCTGCGGCCTGATAATGAAATGTACCGACGACCTGTACATTGGGCAGCAGGGCGCGCAGCGGATAACCACAGGTTTGGCTGAGCAGCAGTTGGGGATCCTGCCAGTGGCTCAGGCGGTCTTCGGGCTCGCTATAAAGCAGGCCGTCGCCGTCCAGTCCTTCTTCACTCAGCAGCTGTCGCAGCGCGGCTAACAGCGCTTCGGTATCGGGATGGTGCACGTCGTACATCGGCAGAGAGATAAGCTTACTCATGGGCTTTCTCCTGCTGCACGCTGTCCTGCGCCAGGCGGCCGTCCGGGAAGAACGGGTTAATCTCTACCTGAATCGGCTTAATCAGGTGTTCACGCATCAGCTCGCCGTAGCCGTTCACAAAGAAGCCCTGGTTGCGCTTCAGGTACTCTTCTTTGTAGGCGCGGTAAACCGTTGGCAGCCCGTACCAGGGGATACCGGGTAAATCGTGGTGCACGGAGTGATAGTTAAGGTTTAAAAACAGCAGGCGCCAGAAAATCCCCGCTTCGTTAATTACGGTACGCGCTTCAGGATCTTCCGCCGCGCGATGTTCAAAGAAAGAACGAACTTTTGTCATCGCCAGCATCGGCCAGGTCACCACCAGAAGGTAATAAACCACCGAGAAATCATGTTTTACCAGCCAGCCAAGAACCGGGATAAGCAGCAGAAGATGCACCGTCCACATGACCATCGCCGGGCGGTTGCCGCTGCGAAAAGAGTCCCAGATATTGACCACCGTCCAGCGCATCGTCAGCACCGGCGTTAACATTAGCCTGCCGGGGAAGGTGTTACGCAGGCGCACCAGCAGGCGCTGAACGCCGCTAAAATGCTGCCAGCGGCGACGGGTAAAGTAGTAACTTTCCGGGTCCGTTTCCGGCACGGTCAGGTCTTCATCCAGGTGATGTTTTAGGTGCAGGTCACGATAGGTGCCGTACGGATACCAGATAGAAAACGGCATCAGCCCGAACAGCTGATTAAGGCGAGGGAAGCGGGTCGGATGGCCGTGCAGCAGCTCATGCTGCAGCGACATATACCAGGTGGCAAACCAGATAAGCAGCAGCGTGGCCGGGAACAGGCCAATCGTTTTCCACCAGGCAACGGTGGCAAACCATCCGCCATAAATAGTGATAATCAGCAGCCAGGTTGGCAACTCCGTGCGCCAAAGCCAGGAACGCCGCAGTTTACTGACAAATTCCCGCTGTTCTTCATGCAAATAGACTGAGGATTTTCCACTCATTTAACCAATCACTGCCCGCAATTAACCGTTGAATTGAGCAGAGAGTAAATCCTCGCCGCTAAACCCCATAGGAATATAAATTGCTATGCTTAGAACAGAAAATGCTTTAAGACAAGGCGCTGATAAGCGGGGAAATAAGGGATGGTGAGAAGGAACAAAAAGGGCGATTTTCTACCGCCCAGAGCGCGTTACATTGATTCAAGTCCTACCCGCTGGCCGTAAGAGAGTTCAAGCGTGTTGCCGTCAGGATCGGCAAAGAACACGAAGTATCCGACCGGGGCGCCGAGCTGTTCTGGCTCTCTGCGCAGCACACCTTCGGCTCTTGCCATGTCCGTTTTTAAATCGATTTCTTCTTTCGTCGCGCAGGCCACGCCCAGGTGACCAAAGCTTCCCAGCGGCGTGTCGGTGTGGTTATCTGCCTGCACCAGAACCAGCGCAAAAGGCCGGGTACGATCGCTTAGCCAGGCGACCTTGCGCGCATCAGGCAGGTTGGGTTCGCGGTGGTGAATCACCTTCATGGCGGTGTAGCGGAGGTAGAAATCAACGCTTTTATCCAGGTCCTTCACCATAAATGCGACGTGGGTAAAGCCAACATCAATGTGTTCCATAGTTCGCCTAATCAGCTATTTTTGATGGCGCGACTTTACAACCTAAAGTTAACTTAAGGTCAAGGTGAGGACGCTTATGAACCGGGGCTTGAGCATTTTTGAACAAGTCTTAACGTGCAGCCCGATCGCTGAAAAGAAGGCAAAGCTGTGGAGAGGCGCACGGGCTAGCGGTTAGCGCTGTCCACCTGCTGGCTGCTTTGTTGGGGTTCCGCTTTTTTATCCTGATGGTGATACCACGCGCCAATTGAGGAATAAATAAAGCGACCAAAAAAGAACAGAAAACTGATGAGCAGAATAATGCGGGTCATGCGATTATTAAAACGGTTTCGTCTCTGCATAGTCGTAACCTGTGTCACGCAAGGGTCCTTGAGATTGGCCCGGCAGCTGCGGGCGACGGGGGTATTTAGTCACACTGAACAACGCAGGTCAATTATTCATCATGTAAAAATGGGCCAGTTGAATGATTAGTGGGCATTCACTGCGTGGGATGAATTTATTGTGAACTAAGCTATAGCGGGCAAAGTCTGAATTTCACCATTAGCGGTGATTCAATTGATTGATATTGATCTGCATCAATTATTCTTGATTTTAGCTAACTAAAATTTGCCCTTCGCTCCGAAGTGAGATGGGCAATAACGAACCGGAAAGGATATCCGGAAGAAACCCGAAGAGGAACAGGGATTTTGGCGAAGATGTATGCAATTAGCTAGCTGGTATAAAAACTCAAAAAATAAGTGGTGGGCGTTGCCCCTGATTCTCCCCAGCCTGCTGCTGCCGCTGGTGGTCACCTTCAACGCGCAAACGGTACTGGACGGTGGGCGAGTTTTCCTGCTGTATATGTCGCTCCCGCTGCTCACCGCCAGCCTCTTGCTGTTTGGACGTGCTGCCTTTCCGGGCATCATTCTGGCTCTGCTGATTCGCTACCTGCCCTCAGAAGGCGGGTGGATTTCACTGCTGGCCGTTTTACACTTCATCGTGCCGATCGCGATTAGCTGGGGCTGTTACCGCTACTTTGTGCCGCGGCGCAGTGCGGTCACCTTCGGCATGATTCAACTTACCGCCCAGCGCATGTTTTGGCTGGTGCTGGTGAATGCCGCGCTATTTCTGGTGTTCTATGAGCTGGCGTTATTCTTCGGCTGGTACGACCGCAGCTTTTCTATTCTTTCCACAACGCCGTGGAGCACCCGGACATTAATTAATTTCCAGGCCGTGCTGGTTGGGGGATTAACCGGGCTGCCGTTCTTTTATTTTATATTGCGGATGATTGTGCACCCGCGCTTTATCAAAAGCTTTTGGTCCCGAATGCGTGCCCAGCGGCAAAAAGGCGTTACGCAGACTGAAATGCTGCTGTGGGGAGCGGTCGTTGGTCTGCTTATTTGGCTGCTGCTGTACCCGATCAGCCAGAGCAAAACCATTTTCAATACCGATTATACGCTGACGCTTATCCTGCCCATTATGCTGTGGGGAGCGATGCGCTTTGGCTTCCTGTTTATCACCAACGTCTGGACCGTGGTGCTGATTATTCTGTGCAGTGGATTCCACAACTATTTACCGCCGGATATGGGCTTCCAGCTGCATCTGGCAATTGCCTCATCCTGCTATGCCGTCTTTTCTATCACCATTTATTTGATGGCGGCGGTGACCACCCGACAGCGTTTTCTGCATTACAAGGCGAGGCGCGTCGCGTTTATCGACCCGATGATGCAGATGCCGAATCTACGCGCGTTATGTCGTGACCTTGGGAACGCTCCGTGGTCGGCGCTGGGGTTTGTTTCTATTCCCGAGCTGGAGCTGCTTGGGCGTAATTATGGCGTCCTGCTGCGGATCCAATATAAACAGCAACTGGCTGAGTATCTGCGCGGTCAGCTGTCGCCCGGCGAGAGGGTGTATAACCTTTCGGGACACGATCTTGCCCTGCGCCTTAACTATGAATCACATCAGGAAAAAATTGAGTCCCTGTACGAACACGCCAGGCGGTTCCGTTTTGTGTGGGACGGGATGCCGCTGCAGCCGCAAATCGGCATCAGCTACTGTTTTGTGCGCCACCCGGTTTCCCATCTCTACTTATTGCTCGGTGAGTTAAGCACCATGGCCGGGGTTTCGCTCTCCACCCAGCAGCCCGAAAGCCTGCAGCAAAAGGGCTCAAACCACATTCAAAATGCGGTAAAACGCAAAGTTGAGATGATGAACCGCCTGCAAAGCGCGCTCGACGGAGACCGTTTTGTGCTGATGGCGCAGCGTATCGAAGGGCTGCGGGGCGATGCCTATCATGAGGTGCTGCTGAGAATGCGCGGTGACAACGGCGAGCTGCTGTCGCCGGATCTCTTTTTGCCCGTTGCCCATGAGTTTGGCCTTTCATCCCGTATTGACCGCTGGGTGCTGAATGCCGCCCTGCGGTTTATGGATAAGCATCGCGACAGCCTGCCGGGGTGCAGGCTTGCCATTAACCTGACGCCCGCCTCGGTATGCCAGTCCCAGCTTCCGGAAGAGGTTCAGCATCTGCTGACGAAGTACCGCATTGAACCGTGGCAACTGGTCTTTGAGGTGACGGAAAGCCACTCGTTAACCAACCTTGAACAGGCCAACGTGACGCTGAAGATGCTGCAAAGAATGGGCTGCCGGATTGCCATCGACGATTTTGGTACCGGCTATGCCAGCTATGCGCGCCTGAAAGAGCTTAGCGCCGATATCCTGAAAATTGACGGCAGCTTTATTCGTAATATTTTGACCAGCAGCCTGGACTATCAGGTGGTGAGTTCGATATGCCAACTGGCACGAATGAAGAAGATGCAGGTCGTGGCGGAGTATGTTGAAACGCAGGAGCTGAAGGATGCCGTGCGGGCGATGGGCATGGACTATGTTCAGGGGTATTTGATTGGTCGCCCTCAGCCGCTGGAGAGCCTTGTAGAAGAACAAAGCCCCTCTACGCCGGAAGACGCAAAGGGGCTGGAGTAGGGCGTCAGGCGGAGAGCGCCGCTTCGGCCTCTTCCTCGATGGTCAGCTTCCAGCCGGTCATGCTTTCCCAATACTGCTGCTCGCGTTCCAGATCAAGCTGCACCAGCGTGTTCTGGCTGAACCAGTCGTGCGGGAAGCGCAGCGTCCAGTGATTATCGTCGGTTTCCAGCACCAGCGTCGGCGGCGTGGTGGTGGCCTGCCGCTGATTATTCAGCAGCGTTGCAAGACGGATAATCTGGATAAGCGGCAGGAACTGTTTCTTTTTAAACAGCGTAAAGCGCGGCAGATCGTCCAGCTTAATGGCCTTGCGGTGGTAGCGCACCAGGGAAGCCATCAGCATCTGCTGCTCCTGATTGAAGCCGGGCAGGTTGCTGTTTTGCAGAATATAGGCCGAGTGACGATGCATCCCGCTGTGGTTGATGCTGAGCCCAACTTCGTGCAGCATCGCGGCCCACTTCAGCAGCGCGGCCATCTGCAGGTTAGCCAGTTTGTGATTCTGCTTTTCCCACTGCTGATAAAGCAGCTCTACGGTTTCCAGCACCCGGCGAGCCTGATCGCTGTCGATATGGTACTGCTCCGCCAGGCTTTGCGCGGTGCGAATACGGATATCCTGATGGCGGAAACGGCCTTCCATTTCGTACAGCACGCCTTCGCGCAGCGCACCGTCTGAAAGACGCAGTTCACGAATGGCGAGCGCGTCAAAAACGCCGCACAGAATCGCGAGCCCCGGCACAAACACCGCTTTACGTTCTTCGGACAGGCCAGGCAGGCTCAGGGCGTCGAAGTTTTTAAACTTCAGCACTTCCTGCTGCAGCATTTCCAGGCGTTCCGGGGTGATAGTCCCGTCTTTCTCGCCCATCTCAATCAGTACTTCATGCGCCGCCTTGATGGAGCCAGAGGCGCCCAGCGCTACTTTCCAGCCCTGCAGGCGA from Cedecea neteri encodes:
- a CDS encoding IS110 family transposase, producing MTLTSVGVDIAKLKFDVAVLLPGQKYKTKKFANTPAGCREFIHWLTRFGDCHVCMEATGSYSTELATALSDGGYRVSLENPARIHAFSNTELTRNKTDKSDAALIARYCALYQPAQWHPAPLSQRQLTALVRHLKNLEEMRQMEENRLEAADKVITGSLKEHIATLDELIKETKKKIRQHIDDDPDLRKDKALLESIPGVGDVLSTSLLAFAGNLRRFRSSKALVAYAGLNPRRCESGMWKGKSRLSKVGSRELRSVLYMPTVVAGRCNEVVKDLMTRMASRGKTGKERVCAGMRKLLQLAYGVVKSGREFNAEIPLAG
- a CDS encoding phosphate/phosphite/phosphonate ABC transporter substrate-binding protein, with protein sequence MSKLISLPMYDVHHPDTEALLAALRQLLSEEGLDGDGLLYSEPEDRLSHWQDPQLLLSQTCGYPLRALLPNVQVVGTFHYQAAGCDGFNYSSQLIVRASDAGKTLADFRGKRVVCNSDDSQSGYHGLRSLVAPLQRDGKFFSDIAFSGSHRQSLAEVQAGTSDIAAIDAVTLALVARHEPECVAGLVSIGTTALAPGLPMITSAQTSAVELEQLRGALQRLVSEPEWQAVREALLIEDFTATQREDYQPISDATQKAAASGLVRL
- a CDS encoding fatty acid desaturase, with translation MSGKSSVYLHEEQREFVSKLRRSWLWRTELPTWLLIITIYGGWFATVAWWKTIGLFPATLLLIWFATWYMSLQHELLHGHPTRFPRLNQLFGLMPFSIWYPYGTYRDLHLKHHLDEDLTVPETDPESYYFTRRRWQHFSGVQRLLVRLRNTFPGRLMLTPVLTMRWTVVNIWDSFRSGNRPAMVMWTVHLLLLIPVLGWLVKHDFSVVYYLLVVTWPMLAMTKVRSFFEHRAAEDPEARTVINEAGIFWRLLFLNLNYHSVHHDLPGIPWYGLPTVYRAYKEEYLKRNQGFFVNGYGELMREHLIKPIQVEINPFFPDGRLAQDSVQQEKAHE
- a CDS encoding VOC family protein; its protein translation is MEHIDVGFTHVAFMVKDLDKSVDFYLRYTAMKVIHHREPNLPDARKVAWLSDRTRPFALVLVQADNHTDTPLGSFGHLGVACATKEEIDLKTDMARAEGVLRREPEQLGAPVGYFVFFADPDGNTLELSYGQRVGLESM
- a CDS encoding YfgG family protein encodes the protein MQRRNRFNNRMTRIILLISFLFFFGRFIYSSIGAWYHHQDKKAEPQQSSQQVDSANR
- a CDS encoding EAL domain-containing protein, with amino-acid sequence MQLASWYKNSKNKWWALPLILPSLLLPLVVTFNAQTVLDGGRVFLLYMSLPLLTASLLLFGRAAFPGIILALLIRYLPSEGGWISLLAVLHFIVPIAISWGCYRYFVPRRSAVTFGMIQLTAQRMFWLVLVNAALFLVFYELALFFGWYDRSFSILSTTPWSTRTLINFQAVLVGGLTGLPFFYFILRMIVHPRFIKSFWSRMRAQRQKGVTQTEMLLWGAVVGLLIWLLLYPISQSKTIFNTDYTLTLILPIMLWGAMRFGFLFITNVWTVVLIILCSGFHNYLPPDMGFQLHLAIASSCYAVFSITIYLMAAVTTRQRFLHYKARRVAFIDPMMQMPNLRALCRDLGNAPWSALGFVSIPELELLGRNYGVLLRIQYKQQLAEYLRGQLSPGERVYNLSGHDLALRLNYESHQEKIESLYEHARRFRFVWDGMPLQPQIGISYCFVRHPVSHLYLLLGELSTMAGVSLSTQQPESLQQKGSNHIQNAVKRKVEMMNRLQSALDGDRFVLMAQRIEGLRGDAYHEVLLRMRGDNGELLSPDLFLPVAHEFGLSSRIDRWVLNAALRFMDKHRDSLPGCRLAINLTPASVCQSQLPEEVQHLLTKYRIEPWQLVFEVTESHSLTNLEQANVTLKMLQRMGCRIAIDDFGTGYASYARLKELSADILKIDGSFIRNILTSSLDYQVVSSICQLARMKKMQVVAEYVETQELKDAVRAMGMDYVQGYLIGRPQPLESLVEEQSPSTPEDAKGLE
- the ppx gene encoding exopolyphosphatase, with the translated sequence MPISNHAPRPQEFAAVDLGSNSFHMVIARVVDGAMQIIGRLKQRVHLADGLGPDNKLSEEAMERGLSCLALFAERLQGFAADNVCIVGTHSLREATNAAEFLKRAEKVIPYPIEIIPGNEEARLIFMGVEHTQPERGRKLVIDIGGGSTELVIGEDFEPMLVESRRMGCVSFAQNFFPGGVITPESFKRARMAAIQKLETLAWQYRLQGWKVALGASGSIKAAHEVLIEMGEKDGTITPERLEMLQQEVLKFKNFDALSLPGLSEERKAVFVPGLAILCGVFDALAIRELRLSDGALREGVLYEMEGRFRHQDIRIRTAQSLAEQYHIDSDQARRVLETVELLYQQWEKQNHKLANLQMAALLKWAAMLHEVGLSINHSGMHRHSAYILQNSNLPGFNQEQQMLMASLVRYHRKAIKLDDLPRFTLFKKKQFLPLIQIIRLATLLNNQRQATTTPPTLVLETDDNHWTLRFPHDWFSQNTLVQLDLEREQQYWESMTGWKLTIEEEAEAALSA